The following proteins are co-located in the Triticum aestivum cultivar Chinese Spring chromosome 1A, IWGSC CS RefSeq v2.1, whole genome shotgun sequence genome:
- the LOC123051306 gene encoding pentatricopeptide repeat-containing protein At3g02330, mitochondrial translates to MSRAPPALAAPANSTFSHLFQFCARGGRAALDAGRAAHARMLVSGFLPTSFVSNCLLQMYARCADASYARRVFDAMPHRDTVSWNTMLTAYSHSGDIATAVSLFDAMPNPDVVSWNTLVSSYCQHGMHSESVALFLEMARSGVASDRTTFAVLLKSCGALDDLALGVQIHALAVKAGLDIDVRTGSALVDMYGKCSSLDNALFFFYGMPERNWVSWGAALAGCVHNEQYTRGLELFMEMQRSGMGVSQPAYASVFRSCAAKSCLSTGKQLHAHAIKHNFNTDRIVGTAIVDVYAKANSLVDAKRAFFGLPSHTVQTCNAMMVGLVRAGLANEALELFQFMTRSGIGFDAVSLSGVFSACAEIKGYFKGLQVHCLAMKSGFEMDICVRNAILDLYGKCKALVEAYFIFQDMEERDSISWNAIIAALEQNGRYEDTVVHFNEMLRFGMEPDDFTYGSVLKVCAALQSLEFGLMVHDKVIKSGLGSDAFVASTVVDMYCKCGMMTDAQKLHDRIGKQELVSWNAIMSGFSLNKQSEDAQTMFSQMLDIGLKPDHFTYATVLDTCANLATIEIGKQIHGQIIKQEMLVDEYISSTLIDMYAKCGYMQDSLLMFEKAQKRDFVSWNAMICGYALHGQGAEALKMFDRMQREDVVPNHATFVAVLRACSHVGQLDDGCCYFHQMTTHYKLEPQLEHFACMVDILGRSKGPQEALNFIGTMPFEADAVIWKTLLSVCKIHRDVEVAELAAGNVLLLDPEDSSVYILLSNVYAESGKWADVSRTRRLMKQGRLKKEPGCSWIEVQNEMHGFLVGDNVHPRSRELYDMLHDLLDEMKLSGYDPDSASFAEVDEEGSASEQDDLLGMVGG, encoded by the coding sequence ATGTCACGGGCGCCTCCCGCGTTGGCGGCTCCGGCCAACTCTACGTTCTCCCACCTCTTCCAGTTCTGCGCCCGCGGCGGCCGCGCTGCCCTCGACGCCGGGCGCGCCGCGCACGCGCGCATGCTAGTGTCCGGGTTCCTCCCGACATCCTTCGTCTCGAACTGCCTCCTGCAGATGTACGCCCGCTGCGCGGACGCCTCGTACGCTCGCAGGGTGTTCGACGCGATGCCCCACAGGGACACCGTGTCGTGGAACACCATGCTCACCGCGTATTCGCACTCCGGGGACATAGCGACCGCTGTATCACTGTTCGATGCAATGCCGAATCCGGATGTCGTGTCATGGAACACGCTGGTCTCAAGCTATTGCCAGCATGGCATGCATAGCGAGTCGGTGGCCCTGTTTCTGGAGATGGCTCGCTCTGGTGTTGCCTCCGACCGGACAACGTTTGCTGTCCTTCTGAAGTCGTGCGGTGCTCTGGATGACTTGGCACTCGGTGTTCAAATCCACGCGCTGGCGGTGAAGGCAGGATTGGATATTGATGTCCGGACTGGGAGTGCTCTCGTGGACATGTATGGCAAGTGCAGCAGTTTGGATAACGCATTGTTCTTCTTTTATGGAATGCCCGAGAGGAACTGGGTCTCGTGGGGCGCAGCCCTTGCTGGGTGCGTTCACAATGAGCAGTACACTCGTGGGTTGGAGCTGTTCATGGAGATGCAGAGGTCAGGGATGGGGGTGAGCCAGCCGGCTTATGCCAGTGTCTTTAGATCTTGCGCAGCAAAATCATGTCTGAGCACTGGTAAGCAGTTACATGCACATGCCATAAAGCATAACTTCAATACTGACCGTATTGTTGGGACAGCTATTGTGGATGTTTATGCTAAGGCTAATAGCTTGGTGGATGCTAAAAGGGCATTCTTTGGGTTGCCCAGCCATACAGTACAAACGTGCAATGCCATGATGGTTGGGCTTGTGCGCGCAGGGCTTGCAAATGAGGCCTTGGAACTGTTTCAGTTCATGACCAGGTCAGGCATTGGTTTTGATGCAGTCAGTTTATCGGGCGTCTTCAGTGCTTGTGCAGAGATTAAGGGGTATTTCAAAGGGCTACAAGTCCACTGCTTAGCAATGAAATCAGGTTTTGAGATGGACATCTGTGTCAGAAATGCAATTCTTGATCTGTATGGGAAGTGCAAAGCATTGGTAGAAGCGTACTTTATCTTCCAGGATATGGAGGAACGAGATTCAATCTCTTGGAATGCTATTATTGCTGCTCTTGAGCAAAATGGGCGCTATGAGGACACTGTAGTTCATTTTAATGAGATGCTGCGCTTTGGTATGGAACCTGATGATTTCACATATGGTAGTGTCCTTAAGGTTTGTGCAGCTTTACAATCTTTGGAGTTTGGTTTGATGGTTCATGACAAGGTTATCAAGTCAGGACTTGGTTCAGATGCTTTTGTAGCTAGCACTGTTGTTGACATGTACTGCAAAtgtggtatgatgacagatgctcaGAAACTCCATGACAGAATCGGGAAGCAAGAACTTGTTTCATGGAATGCCATCATGTCAGGATTTTCACTGAACAAACAGAGTGAGGATGCCCAGACAATGTTCTCACAGATGTTAGATATTGGACTTAAGCCTGATCATTTCACCTATGCTACAGTTCTTGACACTTGTGCTAACCTAGCTACCATTGAGATCGGGAAACAGATCCATGGTCAGATAATTAAACAAGAAATGCTGGTAGATGAATATATATCCAGCACCCTTATAGACATGTATGCCAAGTGTGGGTATATGCAAGACTCACTGCTAATGTTTGAGAAGGCACAGAAACGGGATTTTGTGTCATGGAATGCTATGATATGCGGCTATGCGCTGCATGGTCAAGGAGCAGAAGCACTCAAGATGTTTGATAGGATGCAAAGGGAGGATGTGGTTCCAAACCATGCAACTTTCGTTGCTGTGCTCCGCGCTTGCAGCCATGTTGGTCAGCTGGATGATGGATGTTGTTACTTCCATCAGATGACCACCCACTACAAACTGGAACCACAACTGGAGCACTTTGCTTGCATGGTAGATATACTAGGACGGTCAAAGGGACCGCAGGAAGCTCTGAATTTTATTGGCACCATGCCTTTTGAAGCGGATGCAGTCATCTGGAAGACTCTCCTAAGCGTTTGCAAGATCCATCGGGATGTTGAGGTGGCTGAACTTGCTGCTGGCAATGTTCTACTACTGGATCCTGAGGATTCTTCAGTTTACATTCTTCTGTCAAATGTATATGCAGAATCAGGGAAATGGGCTGATGTTTCAAGAACAAGAAGGTTAATGAAGCAGGGAAGGCTTAAGAAGGAACCTGGCTGTAGCTGGATTgaggtgcaaaatgagatgcatGGATTCCTTGTAGGAGATAATGTCCATCCGCGATCGAGGGAGCTGTATGACATGCTGCATGATTTGCTTGATGAGATGAAACTGTCTGGATATGACCCTGATTCAGCTTCTTTTGCTGAGGTTGACGAAGAGGGCAGTGCATCCGAGCAAGATGATTTACTTGGAATGGTTGGTGGCTAG